The following proteins come from a genomic window of Trifolium pratense cultivar HEN17-A07 linkage group LG4, ARS_RC_1.1, whole genome shotgun sequence:
- the LOC123921961 gene encoding endoglucanase 4-like, which yields MSKLSLLLTMMMAIMAKSVSLKLNYGDALTKSILFFEGQRSGKLPPSQRMKWRKDSALNDGQDIHMDMVGGYYDAGDNVKFHFPMAFTTTMLAWSVIEFGDKMGSDLPHALEAIRWGTDYFLKATRVPNVVVAQVGNPNSDHGCWERPEDMDTSRQAYYLTQDKPGSEVSSEIAAALAASSIVFRKIDRKYSKVLLASAKQVFNFANNHRGSYNDSIGDGVCPFYCNFNGYMDELIWGSSWLYKASKDQTHWNFIKSNIQSIKFTSIVKNINGFKVLTNGGSFAEFGWDSKHAGINVLVSKWVMKNPSDQSLFVPNANKLVCSLLPNSPTKSVTYSKGGLLFKVGSSNLQHATSLSFLLIVYARYMQANNKVVRCGNVVAKPSDLINLAKTQVDYILGKNPLGMSYMVGYGKKYPQKIHHRGSTLPSFDVHPNRMGCRDGDKYFQSSTPNINVLTGAIVGGPADDDSFQDSRYNVSQSEPATYINAPFVGVLAYFK from the exons TTAACAATGATGATGGCTATAATGGCAAAATCAGTTTCACTTAAACTTAACTATGGTGATGCATTGACAAAaagcattttattttttgaaggtCAAAGATCCGGAAAATTGCCACCTTCACAACGTATGAAATGGAGAAAAGACTCTGCCCTTAATGATGGACAAGATATTCAT ATGGATATGGTTGGTGGATACTATGATGCTGGTGACAATGTAAAATTCCATTTTCCTATGGCATTTACAACCACAATGCTAGCTTGGAGTGTGATAGAATTTGGAGATAAAATGGGATCAGATTTGCCACATGCATTGGAAGCAATCCGTTGGGGAACTGATTATTTCCTCAAAGCCACAAGAGTCCCAAATGTGGTTGTAGCACAAGTTGGAAATCCCAATAGTGATCATGGTTGTTGGGAAAGGCCAGAAGATATGGACACCTCTAGGCAAGCTTATTATTTGACACAAGATAAGCCCGGCTCAGAAGTTTCGTCTGAGATTGCGGCTGCACTTGCAGCGTCATCTATTGTATTTCGCAAAATCGATCGAAAATATTCTAAAGTGCTTCTGGCTAGCGCTAAACAG GTGTTTAACTTTGCAAATAATCACCGTGGCTCTTACAATGATTCCATTGGTGATGGAGTATGTCCCTTCTACTGTAATTTCAATGGTTACATG GATGAGTTGATTTGGGGTTCATCATGGTTGTATAAGGCTTCTAAAGATCAAACTCATTGgaactttataaaatcaaatatacaaTCCATAAAATTCACTTCTATTGTTAAAAATATCAATGGTTTTAAAGTTCTAACTAATGGTGGTAGTTTTGCTGAATTTGGATGGGATTCTAAGCATGCTGGCATTAATGTCCTTGTTTCTAAG TGGGTGATGAAGAATCCATCAGACCAAAGTCTTTTTGTTCCTAATGCAAACAAACTTGTATGCTCTTTGTTGCCCAATTCACCAACCAAATCAGTCACATACTCCAAAG GTGGGCTTCTGTTCAAAGTTGGATCAAGTAACCTACAACATGCAACAtcactttcttttttgttaattGTTTATGCTCGCTATATGCAAGCTAATAACAAAGTGGTACGATGTGGAAATGTAGTTGCTAAACCATCTGATCTCATTAATCTTGCAAAAACACAG GTTGATTATATTCTAGGAAAGAACCCATTAGGAATGTCATACATGGTAGGCTACGGAAAAAAATATCCTCAGAAGATACATCATCGTGGTTCAACTTTGCCATCATTTGACGTGCACCCAAATCGTATGGGCTGCCGTGATGGAGACAAATATTTTCAATCATCAACACCTAATATAAACGTACTAACAGGAGCAATTGTTGGAGGACCAGCGGATGATGATTCTTTTCAAGACTCACGATATAATGTTTCTCAATCAGAGCCAGCTACATATATCAATGCTCCTTTTGTTGGAGTTTTGGCTTACTTCAAATAA